In Arcobacter sp. CECT 8983, the DNA window CTTGCAAGTATTTCTAAGTAAAAAGTTTCAGCTTCAGATTTAGCTGCTTCATCAATAGATTTTGTGATATCAATAAAATCAATCACCTTAGGTTCATCATCACCAATTGCAAATTTACAATCAAAAAACCAAAAGTCTTTATCTTCAGGAAGTGCTTTTCTTTTTTCTCTTTTGATATATTTTCTTACTTCATATTTAATAGAATCTACAACTCTATCAGGATGTTTATTTTCTTGCTTTAATTTAAAAGTCTTTTTCAAATCTTACCTTTGATTTTTTATATTTTTGCAATTGTATCTAAGTTTTTAGAAAATAACAGCTTTTTTGACAACTTAATAAACTATTTATGAAAAATAGGTATAATTCTTAGTAATACTATTTAGTATTACACATAGTTATATGTAATATTAAAGGTAGTCATATGGAAACAGATTTTCTTATAGCATTTACGCTAGTTATACTTATCTCTTCTTTTATACATGGAAGTATAGGTTTTGGTTTTGGTCTTATCTCAACTCCTGTAGTTGCACTTTTTACAGATATTCAAACAACAATCACATATATAATAATCCCAACAATGATAGTAAATCTTGTTAGCATACTAAGTGAAGGTAAATTTTTTGAAGCCTTACGAAAATTTTGGCTTATAATTTTACTTATGGTTATAGGTAGTGTATTTGGAACATTTATCTTGGTTTATTACAACTCTGAGTATTTTAAACTTATACTTGCATTTATAATATTCTTTTATCTTTTTCAGTCTTTGGTTAAATTTAGAGCTAGTTTTATATCTGATTATCCAAAATCTTCAACCTATGGATTAGGACTAGTAGGTGGAGTTGTCTCAGGTCTTACAAATGTAGTTGCTCCTCTTACAATCATGTACACCTTAGAACTAAAGTATTCAAAGAAAGATACAATCCAGCTTTCGAATTTATGTTTTCTTTTTACAAAAGTAGGTCAAGTTGCTACTTTTGTTTATTTTGGAGAGTTTACTTCTCAAGCAGTTCAATTATCTTTTGCTAGTATTTTTATCATTGCTATTGGTCTTTATTTTGGTATAAAAATAAAGAAAAAAATAGATGCAAAATTCTATGCAAAGATATTAAAAGTCTTATTGTTTATTATTGCATGGATGTTAGTTTTTCAAACAGTTTTAGTATAAAGGTTAAACATGGATTCAAATTTATTAAAAGTTTTTATAGCAGTTGCAAATACAAAATCTATTTCTCAAGCAGCAAAAGAGTTAGAGTTTACTCAATCAAACGTAACTTTACGAATAAAACAATTAGAAAAAAATGTAGGATATTCTCTTTTTCATAGAACAAACCGAGGTGTTATTCTTACAAATGAGGGAGAAAAGCTTTTCCCTTATGCTATTGATATTATAAAAAAAGTAGAAGAAGCCCAAGTTTATATGCGAAATATTGATTATCAAGAAGTTCTTAAAATAGGTGCAACTCAAACATTCACTACAAGTAGTTTGATGCCATTTTTAGAAAAACTAAACAATGATTTTAAACAAATGAATTTAGAGTTTACCGTAGATAGTAGTTTAAATTTGATAGATAAACTATTAGACTATAAGCTTGATATAGCTTTTGTAAATGGAAATCCAAATCATAAAGATATAGAGATTTTAAATATTTTTGAAGAGAAGATGGTTTTAGTTGAACCTTTAGACAAAGAGCCTCAAAAGACTTGTTTTGTATTTAAAAAGTCATGTGCAAATTGTATCGCTTTGGAAGGTTATATTAAAAATACTAGAGATGAAGATTATAAAACTGTTGAGTTAGAAAATTTTGAGTTAATCCTTGGTTGTATAAAAGCAGGTTTTGGATTAGGTCTTTTATCTCCTAAGATAATAGAAAAATTTGGCTACACAAACAAAGTAAAAACTACAGATATAGAAAATCATCTTGATACTCACTTGATTTGTAGAAAAGATTATCTTCCAATTATTCATAAATACTTAAGAGATGTAAGTCTTTAAGTAAGAAGTTTATGAAAAATTAAGCAAAGGATGTTATATTTATCCCGAAAAAAATATGAAGGAATTTTATGTCAAATATTATAATTAGAGATGCAGTTATTGAAGATTCTCAAACAATCTTAAATTTTATTACAGAGCTTGCAATTTATGAAAAAGCTGAGCATGAAGTAAAAACTGATGTTGAACAAATTAAAAAATCTATTTTTGGTGAAAACTCAACTGTTAAAGCTTTTATTTGTGAAGAAGATGACGTTGCAATTGGTTTTGCAGTATATTTTTACAACTACTCAACTTGGCTTGGAAAAAATGGTATATATTTAGAAGACTTATATGTTAGTAAAGATAAAAGAGGTAGTGGTGCTGGAAAAGCTATCTTAAAACATCTTGTTAAAAAAGCATATGATGAAGGTTGTGGAAGAGTAGAGTGGTCTTGTTTAGATTGGAATACTCCTTCAAGAGAGTTTTATGAGTCTATTGGTGCAAAGAGTCAAGATGAGTGGATAGGTTATAGATTAGAAGGTGACTCAATAGTTAATTTTATAAATAGCTAAAAAGGTTTTACATGGAAAACTTAGATAGTTTTTACTCTTTGATGTCTA includes these proteins:
- a CDS encoding DUF6172 family protein, with product MKKTFKLKQENKHPDRVVDSIKYEVRKYIKREKRKALPEDKDFWFFDCKFAIGDDEPKVIDFIDITKSIDEAAKSEAETFYLEILARAEKRPEKEEEETLELESEDEDSLEN
- a CDS encoding GNAT family N-acetyltransferase, with amino-acid sequence MSNIIIRDAVIEDSQTILNFITELAIYEKAEHEVKTDVEQIKKSIFGENSTVKAFICEEDDVAIGFAVYFYNYSTWLGKNGIYLEDLYVSKDKRGSGAGKAILKHLVKKAYDEGCGRVEWSCLDWNTPSREFYESIGAKSQDEWIGYRLEGDSIVNFINS
- a CDS encoding LysR family transcriptional regulator, which encodes MDSNLLKVFIAVANTKSISQAAKELEFTQSNVTLRIKQLEKNVGYSLFHRTNRGVILTNEGEKLFPYAIDIIKKVEEAQVYMRNIDYQEVLKIGATQTFTTSSLMPFLEKLNNDFKQMNLEFTVDSSLNLIDKLLDYKLDIAFVNGNPNHKDIEILNIFEEKMVLVEPLDKEPQKTCFVFKKSCANCIALEGYIKNTRDEDYKTVELENFELILGCIKAGFGLGLLSPKIIEKFGYTNKVKTTDIENHLDTHLICRKDYLPIIHKYLRDVSL
- a CDS encoding sulfite exporter TauE/SafE family protein, which gives rise to METDFLIAFTLVILISSFIHGSIGFGFGLISTPVVALFTDIQTTITYIIIPTMIVNLVSILSEGKFFEALRKFWLIILLMVIGSVFGTFILVYYNSEYFKLILAFIIFFYLFQSLVKFRASFISDYPKSSTYGLGLVGGVVSGLTNVVAPLTIMYTLELKYSKKDTIQLSNLCFLFTKVGQVATFVYFGEFTSQAVQLSFASIFIIAIGLYFGIKIKKKIDAKFYAKILKVLLFIIAWMLVFQTVLV